The segment CTATTTCGGTACGATGCTCGTTTATACGGGAGCGGCCGACGGCCTCGTCAGCGGGGCGGCCCACTCGACGGCCGATACGGTCCGACCAGCCTTGCAAATCATTAAAACGAAGCCAGGCGTTGGCAAAACGTCCGGCGTGTTCATCATGGTGCGCGGCGACGAAAAATATGTGTTTGCCGATTGCGCCATCAACATTGCTCCTAACAGTCATGATTTGGCTGAAATCGCGGTCGAGAGCGCCCGGACGGCCAAAATGTTCGGCCTTACGCCGCGCGTAGCGCTGTTAAGCTTTTCCACGAAAGGGTCGGCCTCGTCGCCGGAGACGGAAAAAGTGGCCGAAGCGGTGCGGTTGGCGAAAGAAATGGCGCCGGATCTGATCCTTGACGGTGAGTTTCAATTTGACGCCGCGTTTGTGCCAGAGGTGGCGAAAAAGAAAGCGCCGGACTCGGTCATTCAAGGGGACGCAAATGTCTTTATTTTCCCGAGCCTTGAGGCGGGCAACATCGGCTACAAAATCGCCCAGCGCCTTGGCGGCTTTGAAGCGGTCGGCCCGATTTTGCAAGGGCTGAACAAGCCGGTCAACGACCTATCGCGCGGATGCAGCGCCGAAGACGCCTACAAGCTCGCGCTCATCACCGCGGCGCAGTCGCTTGGGGAGTAAAGAGGCGGCGAACTGAGCAAGAGGAGTCGGAACCGGTTCGTTTTGCCAAAGAATGGGCGATCTCTTGTTTCATGCATGGATTCGTGTCAAAGAAGGCGGCTGGCTACTGTTTAGCCGCTTTCTTTTTTTGCCGGCCGTAATGGTTCCGGCTTGATGTGGTATAATGGGAGCGGAACGTTCAACGTAAGGGGTTGCTCGCGATGAGCCATGAACTGTTGCGGCAGCCGAAATGGCGGGTCATCGACCAGTCGCACTTCGGGCCGCTGTTTGATGCGAAACAATCGTTTGCGATCGATGATACGCTCTGCACCGCGGTTGGCGCGGGACAGTCGGATGCGGTCGTCCGCACGTGGGTGCATGAGAATACCGTCGTCTTAGGCGCCGCTGATACGAAGCTTCCGTACATCGATGAGGCCATTTCGTTTTTGCGCCAGGAAGGGTATCGCGTCGTCGTCCGCAATTCCGGCGGGTTGGCCGTTGTCCTTGACAGCGGGGTGTTGAATATTTCGCTCATTTTTCCGGAAACGAAAAACACGATTGCCATCGAGCAAGGGTATGAGGCGATGTATGCGCTCATGGCCGCCATGCTTGCCTCATACGGCGCCCGCGTTGAGGCGGGGGAAATCGTCGGTTCGTATTGCCCGGGGAGCTATGACTTGAGCATTGGCGGCAAAAAGTTTGCCGGCATTTCGCAACGGCGCGTGCGCGGCGGCGTTGCCGTGCAAATCTACCTTTGCGTCAACGGGAGCGGAGCCGCGCGGGCTGAGCTTATTCGCCGTTTTTATGAGCTCGGCCGCCAAGGAGAGAAAACGAAATTCGCCTACCCCGATGTTGTCCCAACTGTCATGGCGTCGCTGTCTGAGCTTCTCGGCTGCGAGTTGTCGATCGATGAGCTGCTTGTCGCCCTTTGGCGCACGCTGCAGTCGTTTGGCGGCGAGCTGTATTCGTCTGCCCTCGAGAACGGCGAATGGAATTGGTATGAGCAGTATTGGGCGCGCATCGTCGAACGGAATGAAACGGCGCTCAGCGGTGCGCTTTCAGCAGGGGAGTAAGGGAAGCAGTCCGTCCGGCGGCAGGCGAAGAGCCTGCGTTCATCGCCTGACGCCGCCGGCGGACAAAAAGGATGCCCCGTGTCTCGGCCGCACCGGAACGAGTGCGATCAAGGTGCGGTTCTGGACCGGACATCCTTTTTTGTTTACTCCGCGATTTTTTCCAAGTTGCCGTTCGGGTCCATACGGAAGGTCAGCCCCCGCTCTTCTTCTTCCTTTAACACCATTTTGCGCGCCCGGTTAATGATTTTGACGAGCGTCTCAAAATCTTCTTGCACTGTTGACGAGTTTTCTTCCAACTTAGCAACCTTTTCCTGAAGTTCTTTGTTTTGTTGCTTGAGTTCTTCAATTTCGCGGCGCAGCCGTTCGTTTTCTTTCAAGAGCGTCTCCCGTTTTCGTTCATGCGACTGGAACGTTTTCAAAAAAGCGATCACTTGATCCAGCGTCACGTGTTGCGGCGGGGAGGCCGGGATGACGGCCGGCAGCTGCATCACTTCCCCGAGCTCCTCCAATGAGGGCATCGGCGGTTCATACAAGCGCCGCTTGCGGACGCCGCCTTGTTTGGCGAGCAGCCGCTGCCGCTCTTTTCGCTGTTTTTTTGCCAACTGCAATGCTTCTTCGTAGCGATGGCGGACGACCGCGTTCCAGCGAAAGCCGCAGGCGGCCGATGTCCGGTTCAGCCTGTCGCCGACTTCTTCAAAGGCGTTGAGTTGGGTGCTCCCTTCGCGCACATGGCGCAATACCGTTTCCGCCAATAATAAATCATCTTCTTCCGTCCAAGCGTCTTGCCGTTGTTTCACTGTTCTCCACTCCTTCTTTCAATGCTAGTAAAAGCATGGACAAAATAAAATGAATTTATACGTTGCAAGTTTACAGGATTGACAAGTTGAAAGAATGAAAGGCCGCAAACTTGCAATTTTCTTCGGGAAGCGGTAGAATACACAAAGCAAACGCTGCAGAAAGGGATGACGCATAATGGCAAATGAGTTTCGCGTTTGCGACGACTGCAAGGCGCCGAATTTAAAAACATTGATTCCGCGTTTGAAAAAGCTGGATCCGGATGCGGTCATTAAAATCGGCTGCCAGTCGTATTGCGGTCCGGGGCGGAAAAAAACGTTCGCCTTCGTCAACAACCGCCCGGTGGCAGCGCTGACGGAGGATGAGCTGATTGAAAAAGTGGCTGAAAAGCTGAAAAAACGGTGACGAATCACCTTCTTTGCCGAAAGAAGGTGATTTTTTGTTTTTTCCGTCAATAATGGAGAAAGACGGAGAAAAAAGTCAACTATTTCTTTGCCAAAAGAAACGGCGTATAATAGATGTATGTTGGAGACGGAAGAGGAGGATGCGATGTATTCCGGCGGGCAGCTTGACGAAGAAAAAGTGTTTAAAGATCCGGTGCACCGATACATACATGTTCGCGACAAAGTCATCTGGGATTTGATCGGCACAAAAGAGTTTCAGCGCCTGCGCCGCATTAAGCAGCTCGGCACGACATATTTGACGTTTCACGGCGCCGAGCACAGCCGGTTTAACCATTCGCTCGGCGTTTACGAAATTATCCGCCGCATCATTGACGACGTGTTTGTCGGCCGCGATCATTGGGATCATAGCGAGCGCCTTCTTTGCCTATGCGCGGCGCTCTTGCACGATTTAGGGCACGGCCCGTTTTCCCATTCATTTGAAAAGGTGTTTCGCCTCGACCACGAAGATTTTACACAGGCAATCATTTTAGGCGATACAGAAGTGAACGCCGCCTTGCGCGAAGTGGGCGACGATTTTCCGCAAAAAGTGGCGGAAGTGATCGCCAAAACGTACCCGAACAAGCTTGTGGTGAGCCTCATTTCGAGCCAAATTGACGCCGATCGGATGGACTATTTGCTGCGCGATGCCTACTACACCGGCGTCAGCTACGGCTATTTTGACATGGAGCGCATTTTGCGCGTCATGCGCCCGCGCGAAGACCAAGTCGTCATCAAACGAAGCGGCATGCATGCGGTCGAGGATTACATTATGAGCCGCTACCAAATGTATTGGCAAGTGTATTTCCATCCTGTGACGCGCAGTGCGGAAGTCATTTTAACGAAAATTTTGCATCGGGCGAAAAAGCTGTACGAGGACGGGTATACGTTTGCGACGAAGCCGACCCATTTTTTATCGTTTTTTGCCGGCCATGTAACGCTCGGCGACTATTTGGCGCTCGATGAAGCAATCATCCTGTTTTACTTCCAGCAATGGCAATACGAGCGGGATCCGATTTTAAGCGACTTATGCCGGCGGTTTGTCCACCGCCGCCTGTTCAAATATACGGAGTTCCATCCGACAAACGAGCAAATGGCAAAGCTGATCGAGCTGACCGGCCTGTTTAAAAAGGCTGGGATCGACCCGGACTATTACTTAGTCGTCGATTCATCGTCCGACTTGCCGTACGATTTTTACCGGCCGGGCGAGGAAGGCGAGCGCCTGCCGATTTATTTGTTGATGCCAAACGGGGAGCTGCGCGAGCTGTCGCGCGAATCGGTGTTGGTTGACGCCATTTCCGGCAAGCGGCGCACCGACCATAAGCTCTATTTCCCCGCTGATTTTCTTGAAGACATGTCGACGAAGCGGACAGTGAAGAAAAAGATTATGGAAATTTTAAAGGGTTAGGAGATGACGGAGAGTGCTCACAGAGCATGCGAAAGTGATGAAGGCGTTGGCGGCCGCCGGGGAAATAGCGGGCCGCAAAAAGCTGCAAAAAATGATTTACATCGCCAAAAAGCTCGACTTTCCGTTTTATGAGAAGTTCGACTTCCACTTTTACGGCCCGTATTCGGAAGAGTTGACGTGCCGCATCGAAGAGCTGTGCGCGCTCGGCTTTTTGCATGAAGTGAAAGAGAAAAAGAGCGGCTATGTGCAATATCGCTATACACTGACCGAAGCGGGCGAACAGTTTTTGCGCCATTATGACTGGGAGATGCCGGGCCTTGCCGAATGCATGCAGGCGATGAACGGACAAAATGCCCGTTTTTTGGAACTTGTGTCCACCGTACTTTATTTTGAACATTTGCCGAAAGACGAAGTGAAAGAGAAAATTGCGGTGTTAAAAAGCAAGCAGCGCTATACGGAGGACGAGATCGAAGAGGCGTATGCGTATATTGAGGCGCTGCGCAGCCGATGCAACAAGGGCGCTTGTGTGTAGACGGGTGGAAAATGCGGTTTCAACGGATCGTCAGTTGGCCATAGACGAAAAGGTGTCCCATTGTTCCGGGGACACCTTCTTCATTAATGCGGCAAAAACGCCAGCTGCAAAAAGAACAGCACGGCAAGCACGTACAGCAGCAACGGCACATCGCGCCAGCGGCCGCGGGCGATTTTTAAGAGCGGGTACGAGATGAAGCCGAGCGCGATGCCGGTCGCGATGCTGGACGTGAGCGGCATGCTTAAGATGATGAGAAAGGCTGGGAACGCTTCGTCCAGTTCGCGCCAATTGATATGGGCGATGTTGCTGATCATCAAGCTGCCGACGACAATGAGCGCCGGGGCGGTGATGGCAGAAAGCCCGGCGACGGCGCCGACCAGCGGGCTGAAAAAGGCGGCTGCGATGAACAAGACGGCGACCGTGAGCGCGGTCAAGCCGGTGCGGCCGCCGGCGGCGACGCCGGTTGACGACTCGATGTACGCCGATGTCGGGCTCGTGCCGAACATGGCGCCGATCGTGGTCGCGACGGAGTCGGCCAAGAGCGCCTCGCGGGCGCGCGGCAGTGTGTTTCCTTTCATCAGTCCCGCTTGCTGGGCGACGCCGATCATCGTGCCGGTCGTGTCAAAGAGCGTGACAAGCAAAAAGGAAAAGACGACAGCGTACAAGCTGTGGCTGATGACATCGCCAACGGCCGTCAATGGATTGGCGGCGACAAGCCCTTCCGGCAGCGACGGCAGCGAGACGATGCCTTTGTCAAAGTGAAGTTGTCCGGTCGCGTAGGCGATGACGCCGGTCGCGACCATGCCGTAAAAGAGCGCGCCGTTGACGCCGCGCATCATGAAAACGAGCGTCACCGCCAGGCCGATGAGCGTCAACACGGCCGACGGGGCATGCAAGTTGCCGAGCGCCACCAAATTTTGCGGATGGGCTTGGATAATTCCCGTCAGCCGCAGGCCGATAAAGGCGATAAACAGCCCGATGCCGGCGGTGATGCCGTGCTTCAAGCTGTCGGGGATCACTTCGATCAGCTTGCTGCGGAGCGGGGTGAGCGACAGCAACAAAAACAACACCCCGGCCACAAACACAGCGGAAAACGCGGTTTCGTACGAAATGCCGCCGTGCGAGCCGACGACGGAATAGGCGAAATAGGCGTTCAGCCCCATGCCGGGCGCGATGGCGATCGGATAGTTGGCAAAGATGGCCATCCATAGCGTGCCGACGACGGTTGCGATGACGGTGGCGGTGAACGCCTGTTCAAACGGGACGCCGGCATCTGATAAGATGACCGGATTGACGACGATGATGTACACCATGGTGAAAAAAGTCGTCAGGCCAGCGAGAAATTCCGTTTTGCGGTCAGTCTGTTTCTCTGCGAAACGAATCATGGGCGACCTCCTAAAAACGAACAATGTCAGAAACCATTATAATAATATTCGTTTTTCCCTAAAAATGCAACGGGAGCGCTTCATGCGCCCCCGCTCTTGTGTCACTCTGTGTCGCTCAGCCGTTTTCCGGCGATCGCATAATGGTCTTTCGTCATTTCTTCAATGAATACGACAACGCTCTCCCGTTTCGCCCCTGTCGTCTCGACGACGGCGTCCGTCACTTTTTCAACAAGCGCTTTTTTCTGTTCATCCGTGCGGCCGGCGAGCATTTTGATCGTTACGTACGGCACGGTTGTCCCCCCATTTCATTGTCGAGTGCTGTCGCGCTTATTATACCACGGGATGAGGAAGTTCAGTCCACTTTTTTCTGCTAATCATGTATACTAAAGATAGTGAATATAGGGAAAAGGAGTTTATGAAGTGGATCGAATTTTGCCGTATTCGTTAAGTGAAATTCCGTACGTGCTCTTGACGCTGGCGTTAGCATTTTCCGTGCATGAGTTTTCCCATGCGTACGTCGCCTACAAGTTCGGCGATCCGACGGCGAAAAACCAAGGGCGGCTGACGTTATCACCGTTTGCCCATTTGGATTTGCTTGGCACCCTGCTTATCTTTCTCGCAGGGTTTGGCTGGGCGCGCCCGGTGCCAGTCAATCGCTTTTATTTCAAAAATCCGCGCCTTGCCGGCATTCTTGTCTCGGTGGCAGGGCCGCTAAGCAACCTCGCGCTCGCCGGGCTTGGATTTGTCATTTGGTACGCCATGATCGATTTCGGCATCATGCGGGCGCTGCCGGATTGGTTTGCGGCCGGGTTTGATCTGTTTTTCCAAATTTTTATCAGCTTGAACGCCGTCTTGTTTGTGTTTAATTTATTGCCGTTTCCGCCGCTTGATGGGTATCGTATTATTGAAGACTTGGCCCCGGATGGGCTGCGGGCGAAAATGACGCAGTGGGAAACGTACGGGGCGCTCATTTTCCTTGTTCTCGTGCTGACGCCGCTCGATCGCTATACGATTGAGCCGGTGTTTCAAGTGGCGCTGCCGTTTGTGCTTGAGAACTTGCAGTCACTTGTGGCCAGCTTGTTTATGTAGGAAGGAGGAACAAGCGGATGGAGCAAAAAAAGAAAAAAAACATCGGCTTTAATATCATCAAAGACGACCCGACCGACGGGCACCGCGGCTTTGGCGCCGGGGCGTTGAGCCTAGAAAACGTGTCGCCGGTCATCATTGACGTCGAAGCGGGTGAAGCGTTCGTTGATATGGGGGCGATGCATGCCCGCAGCTCTGTTGAGCGCGGCATCAAGTTTTTGCCGGATCGCTCCGCCGTGCCAAACGGCAAGCCGTATTGGATCGTCTGGGTGACGATCGAGCGCCGCGAGGACGGTCCGTATTACGCCGGGGTGACGGCGTGCGAAATGACGGTCGACCGTGAGGCGCGCCGTGGTTATAAGTTATTGCCGGAACATGTGAACCGGCTCGATAAATCGCTGAAACGGCATATCATCGTCGATCATATGGACGCTAAGTCGAAGCGGGTGCTCGCCGACTTTTTGAAAGGACATGACATCGGGATGTGGAACCGTTCGAGCGATGAACTGAAAAAAGGACTCGAAGGCGAATTGTGACGGTTTTGTGAACATGTTTGCCTAAGGGCTTGTTCTTATCTGGAAAAAAGGATAAACTAAATCTACATGTATAACACAGGAAAACTAGGACAAGAAAATCCCCTGCGGGCAAACGCAGGGGATTTTCTTGTTTAAAACCATGGAAACCATTTCTCGAACCAGCTTTTTCCGTCTTCTTTTTTCTTCTTCTCCTCTTTTACATGATCGGTGCAATAGTCAACCGGTTCTGTGCCAGCGATATAATACGTTTTCCGCTTCACTGGGCACGAATCGGTCGCCAGCTTGCCGTTTTGCGGGTCGATGTAGACGCCGATGACGCCTTTGGTCGGCTTGAACGATTTTTTCGGCTCGCCGGCGAGGCTTTTCTCCATAAAGCGGATCCATATTTGTTTCGCGTATTGCTTTTCGTCAAAGCGGCTCATCGTTTCGCCGCGGTCGTAGCCGGTCCAGACGCCGGCGACTAGTTGCGGGGCGAAGCCGATCATCCAGCTGTCCGTTTTCGTCGTCCCGGACTTGCCGGCGTACGGGCGCGTCATTTCATCGGCGATCGATTGCCCGGTGACGGTCGTATAGCCGTTAAGCTTTGGGTCGAACATTCCGGTCATTAAATGGGTCGTCACAAACGCTGCGTCGCGGTCGAGCACTTGCCGGCTCTCCGGCTTATGTTCATACAGCACGTTTCCGTTCGCGTCGACGACTTTTTTAATGAACACCGGGTCCGTTTTTTTGCCGTAGTTGGCGAGCGTGCTGTATGCGGCCACCATGTCGATCACTTTCACGGGCGAGGTGCCAAGCGCCAATGACGGCACTGCTTTCAATCTGCTTGTAATGCCAAGCGCTTTCGCTGTTTCGACGAGTTTGTCGGCGCCGATGAACTGGAGCGTTTTCACCGCAAAGACGTTGTCGGATACAGCGAGCGCCTCGGCGAGCGTGATCGGGCCATTGGCGTAGTAGTCATTGTAATTATGGGGGGTGTACGACGATCGGCCGCCGTTAAACGTAAATGTCGTCAGCTCGCTGCGCAGTTGGGTCGATGGGGTGAATCCTTGCTCGATCGCCGCGTAATACAAAAACGGCTTAAATGTCGACCCTGGCTGGCGTTCCGCCTGCACGGCCCGGTTGAACGGGCTTTCTTCGTAGTTGCGTCCGCCGATGAGCGCCTTTACTTCCCCTGTGCGCGGATCCATGGCCACCAATGCCGCCTGGATGGCAGAATGGGGACTGATGACTTGCTTAACTTGTTCTTCGGCGATTCGCTGCAGGCGTCGGTCGAGCGTTGTGTAGACGCGCAGCCCCCCGAGCTCAATCGTCCGCTCATCAAGGCCAAGCTTCGTGCGCAGCTGCTGTTTCACAACATCTTGGAAATACGGGGCCACAGGCTGCTCTCGTTCGCGGTGGCGGATGTAAACGAGCTTGTCACGGTACGCCCGCTCCGCTTCTTCGCGGCTGATGTAGCCGGCTTCCACCATGGAGGTGAGCACGATTTTTTGCCGCGCTTTTGCCCGCGCCTCGTTGACAAGCGGCGAGTAGTAATACGGCCCTTTCGGAATGCCGGCGAGCATCGCCGCCTCGCTCAGCGTCAGCTCGCTCGCGTGCTTGCCGAAATAATAGCGCGCTGCTGCCTCGATGCCGTAGGCGCCATGGCCGTAGTAAATCGTATTTAAATAGCCTTCTAAAATTTGATCTTTGCTGTAGTTGGCTTCAAGCCGGATGGTGTACAACGCTTCCTGGATTTTTCGCGACCACGTTTTCTCATGTGTTAAAAACAAGTTGCGTGCATATTGCTGGGTGATCGTGCTCGCTCCTTGCACTTTGTCCATGGCCTCGAGATTGGCGAGCACCGCGCCGGCGATCCGTTTCAAGTCAAATCCGTGGTGTTCGTAAAACTTTCGGTCCTCAACGGCAATCGTCGCCTCGATGACGTGCGGGGAAATGTCATCAAGCCGGACCCAGTACCGCTTTTGTCCATGGTCGCTTTCCCCGATTTTGCGGCCGTCGTCCGCATAAAAAATCGTCGTCTGCGGCACGGCGACCGGCGGGGCGCCTTCGATTTTCGCGAACAACACAAAGCTCCCGAGAGCGGCGAAGGCAAAGATGGCGAGAAAAAAGCCGATAAAGACGGCGGCGCGCACATATTTCCACGTGCCGCGAAAACGGCTGCCCGGGATCGGTTCCATTGCGCATCACCTCAACGGTTTTGGCGTTGTTTTAGACATGCGGGCGGACGCCCGGCTGAATGCGCCGCCTTGCTTTTGTCAAGGCTTCGCCAGCGAGGTTTTCCGCTTTTTCTTACCAGTATAAAAAAAAATTTTTTATTTTAAACTTGTTCCTCTTGCATTTTTGCTAGATTGCTCTATACTTTTTCATGTTTAGTTTTTCGTTGGCTAAGGAAAACTTGTATAGTAAGCAACGCCCGGAGAAAGGATGTTACCGAATGGAACTTTGGTTTACCGAAAAGCAAACGGAGCATTTTGGCATCACCGCACGCATCATCCGCACTTTACATACAGAACAGACGCCGTTCCAAAAACTTGATATGGTCGAAACGGCGGAGTTTGGCAACATGCTCATTCTAGACGGCATGGTCATGACAACGCAAAAAGACGAATTCGTCTACCATGAAATGGTCGCCCACGTGCCGTTGTTCACCCACCCCAATCCGGAAAACGTGCTTGTCGTCGGCGGCGGCGACGGCGGCGTCATTCGTGAAGTGCTGAAGCACCCAAGCGTCAAAAAAGCGACGCTTGTCGAAATTGACGGCAAAGTGATCGAGTATTCGAAAAAATATTTGCCGGAAATTGCCGGAAAGCTTGATGATCCGCGCGTCGAAGTGAAAGTCGATGACGGGTTTATGCACATCGCCCAAAGCGAAAACGAATACGACGTCATCATGGTCGACTCGACGGAACCAGTCGGCCCGGCGGTCAACTTGTTCACAAAAGGGTTTTATGCCGGCATCGCCAACGCGCTGAAAGAGGACGGCATTTTCGTCGCTCAAACGGACAACCCGTGGTTTAAAGCAGACTTGATCCGCAACGTCTACCGCGATGTGAAAGAAATTTTCCCGATCACCCGTTTGTATACGGCGAACATTCCGACGTATCCGAGCGGGCTCTGGACGTTTACGCTCGGCTCGAAACAATACGACCCGCTTGCGGTGAGCGACGACCGGTTCCATGACATTGAGACGAAATATTACACGAAAGAATTGCATAAGGCGTGCTTCGTTTTGCCAAAATTTGTCGCGGACCTAGTGAAATAAGGGGGCAGATCGATGCGTTTTGATGAAGCTTATTCGGGCAACGTGTTTATTGGCAGCCACCCGAACTTCGAAGAGAGCGAAGCCGTCATTTACGGCATGCCGATGGACTGGACGGTCAGCTACCGGCCTGGCTCGCGGTTTGGCCCGGCCCGCATCCGCGAAGTGTCAATCGGGCTTGAGGAGTACAGCCCATATTTGGACCGCGAACTCAAAGACATCCGCTACTTTGACGCTGGAGACATTCCGCTGCCGTTTGGCAATGCGGCCCGCAGTTTAGAGCTGATTGAGCAGTTCGTGAAAAAGGTGCTTGACGCCGGCAAGTTTCCGCTCGGCCTCGGCGGCGAACATCTCGTCTCTTGGCCGGTCATCAAAGCGGTGTACGACTATTACCCGGATTTGGCCGTCATTCACATGGACGCCCATACCGACTTGCGCGAACATTACGAAGGCGAGCCGCTGTCGCACGCGACGCCAATCCGCAAAGTCGCTGACTTGATCGGCCCGACGAATGTCTTTTCGTTCGGCATCCGTTCCGGGATGAAAGAGGAGTTTGAGTGGGCGAAAGAAAACGGTATGTACATCGCCAAGTTTGAGGTGCTTGAACCGCTCCGCTCCGTGTTGCCGAAGCTCGCCGGCCGCCCGGTGTATGTGACGATCGACATCGATGTGCTCGACCCGGCCCATGCCCCAGGCACCGGGACGGTCGATGCCGGTGGCATTACGTCAAAAGAGCTGCTTTCGGCCATTCACGAGATCGCCCGCTCCGACGTGCGAGTCGTTGGCGCCGATTTGGTGGAAGTCGCGCCGATTTATGACCATTCCGAACAAACGGCCAATACGGCGAGCAAGCTTGTGCGGGAAATGCTGCTTGGCTGGGTGGCGAAGTGAAAAATGAGAAAAAGCGTCTAAATCGCAAGTTTGCGAGGGCGCTTTTTTCTTTGGTGGGACAAAAGATGCAGGAATATGAGCGTACGGAGCGTAATAATATGTAATGTATTTACAGAAAAAGGAGAGGGGGAATGAAGATGGGCGTGAAGCTGATCAAAATTTCCGTTGTGTACTTTGTCATTGGCGTCTGTATTGGGCTTGGCATGTCGATGACCCATTCGTTTGCGCTGACCCCGGTCCATGTCCATATCAACTTGCTTGGCTGGACGGCCTTG is part of the [Flavobacterium] thermophilum genome and harbors:
- the pta_2 gene encoding Phosphate acetyltransferase codes for the protein MTTDLFTALKAKVTDTGRKIVFPEGTDDRILTAASRLATEQVLQPIVLGDEQAVRVKAAALGLPLEGVEIVNPRRYGGFDELVSAFVERRKGKVTEETARELLFDENYFGTMLVYTGAADGLVSGAAHSTADTVRPALQIIKTKPGVGKTSGVFIMVRGDEKYVFADCAINIAPNSHDLAEIAVESARTAKMFGLTPRVALLSFSTKGSASSPETEKVAEAVRLAKEMAPDLILDGEFQFDAAFVPEVAKKKAPDSVIQGDANVFIFPSLEAGNIGYKIAQRLGGFEAVGPILQGLNKPVNDLSRGCSAEDAYKLALITAAQSLGE
- the lipL gene encoding Octanoyl-[GcvH]:protein N-octanoyltransferase — its product is MSHELLRQPKWRVIDQSHFGPLFDAKQSFAIDDTLCTAVGAGQSDAVVRTWVHENTVVLGAADTKLPYIDEAISFLRQEGYRVVVRNSGGLAVVLDSGVLNISLIFPETKNTIAIEQGYEAMYALMAAMLASYGARVEAGEIVGSYCPGSYDLSIGGKKFAGISQRRVRGGVAVQIYLCVNGSGAARAELIRRFYELGRQGEKTKFAYPDVVPTVMASLSELLGCELSIDELLVALWRTLQSFGGELYSSALENGEWNWYEQYWARIVERNETALSGALSAGE
- the rsfA_3 gene encoding Prespore-specific transcriptional regulator rsfA; its protein translation is MKQRQDAWTEEDDLLLAETVLRHVREGSTQLNAFEEVGDRLNRTSAACGFRWNAVVRHRYEEALQLAKKQRKERQRLLAKQGGVRKRRLYEPPMPSLEELGEVMQLPAVIPASPPQHVTLDQVIAFLKTFQSHERKRETLLKENERLRREIEELKQQNKELQEKVAKLEENSSTVQEDFETLVKIINRARKMVLKEEEERGLTFRMDPNGNLEKIAE
- a CDS encoding putative dGTPase, which codes for MYSGGQLDEEKVFKDPVHRYIHVRDKVIWDLIGTKEFQRLRRIKQLGTTYLTFHGAEHSRFNHSLGVYEIIRRIIDDVFVGRDHWDHSERLLCLCAALLHDLGHGPFSHSFEKVFRLDHEDFTQAIILGDTEVNAALREVGDDFPQKVAEVIAKTYPNKLVVSLISSQIDADRMDYLLRDAYYTGVSYGYFDMERILRVMRPREDQVVIKRSGMHAVEDYIMSRYQMYWQVYFHPVTRSAEVILTKILHRAKKLYEDGYTFATKPTHFLSFFAGHVTLGDYLALDEAIILFYFQQWQYERDPILSDLCRRFVHRRLFKYTEFHPTNEQMAKLIELTGLFKKAGIDPDYYLVVDSSSDLPYDFYRPGEEGERLPIYLLMPNGELRELSRESVLVDAISGKRRTDHKLYFPADFLEDMSTKRTVKKKIMEILKG
- a CDS encoding Uncharacterized conserved protein, with translation MLTEHAKVMKALAAAGEIAGRKKLQKMIYIAKKLDFPFYEKFDFHFYGPYSEELTCRIEELCALGFLHEVKEKKSGYVQYRYTLTEAGEQFLRHYDWEMPGLAECMQAMNGQNARFLELVSTVLYFEHLPKDEVKEKIAVLKSKQRYTEDEIEEAYAYIEALRSRCNKGACV
- the pbuO gene encoding Guanine/hypoxanthine permease PbuO, which encodes MIRFAEKQTDRKTEFLAGLTTFFTMVYIIVVNPVILSDAGVPFEQAFTATVIATVVGTLWMAIFANYPIAIAPGMGLNAYFAYSVVGSHGGISYETAFSAVFVAGVLFLLLSLTPLRSKLIEVIPDSLKHGITAGIGLFIAFIGLRLTGIIQAHPQNLVALGNLHAPSAVLTLIGLAVTLVFMMRGVNGALFYGMVATGVIAYATGQLHFDKGIVSLPSLPEGLVAANPLTAVGDVISHSLYAVVFSFLLVTLFDTTGTMIGVAQQAGLMKGNTLPRAREALLADSVATTIGAMFGTSPTSAYIESSTGVAAGGRTGLTALTVAVLFIAAAFFSPLVGAVAGLSAITAPALIVVGSLMISNIAHINWRELDEAFPAFLIILSMPLTSSIATGIALGFISYPLLKIARGRWRDVPLLLYVLAVLFFLQLAFLPH
- the ywhB gene encoding Probable tautomerase ywhB; the protein is MPYVTIKMLAGRTDEQKKALVEKVTDAVVETTGAKRESVVVFIEEMTKDHYAIAGKRLSDTE
- a CDS encoding Zn-dependent proteases — encoded protein: MDRILPYSLSEIPYVLLTLALAFSVHEFSHAYVAYKFGDPTAKNQGRLTLSPFAHLDLLGTLLIFLAGFGWARPVPVNRFYFKNPRLAGILVSVAGPLSNLALAGLGFVIWYAMIDFGIMRALPDWFAAGFDLFFQIFISLNAVLFVFNLLPFPPLDGYRIIEDLAPDGLRAKMTQWETYGALIFLVLVLTPLDRYTIEPVFQVALPFVLENLQSLVASLFM
- a CDS encoding YwhD family, with product MEQKKKKNIGFNIIKDDPTDGHRGFGAGALSLENVSPVIIDVEAGEAFVDMGAMHARSSVERGIKFLPDRSAVPNGKPYWIVWVTIERREDGPYYAGVTACEMTVDREARRGYKLLPEHVNRLDKSLKRHIIVDHMDAKSKRVLADFLKGHDIGMWNRSSDELKKGLEGEL
- the ponA_2 gene encoding Penicillin-binding protein 1A/1B, translating into MEPIPGSRFRGTWKYVRAAVFIGFFLAIFAFAALGSFVLFAKIEGAPPVAVPQTTIFYADDGRKIGESDHGQKRYWVRLDDISPHVIEATIAVEDRKFYEHHGFDLKRIAGAVLANLEAMDKVQGASTITQQYARNLFLTHEKTWSRKIQEALYTIRLEANYSKDQILEGYLNTIYYGHGAYGIEAAARYYFGKHASELTLSEAAMLAGIPKGPYYYSPLVNEARAKARQKIVLTSMVEAGYISREEAERAYRDKLVYIRHREREQPVAPYFQDVVKQQLRTKLGLDERTIELGGLRVYTTLDRRLQRIAEEQVKQVISPHSAIQAALVAMDPRTGEVKALIGGRNYEESPFNRAVQAERQPGSTFKPFLYYAAIEQGFTPSTQLRSELTTFTFNGGRSSYTPHNYNDYYANGPITLAEALAVSDNVFAVKTLQFIGADKLVETAKALGITSRLKAVPSLALGTSPVKVIDMVAAYSTLANYGKKTDPVFIKKVVDANGNVLYEHKPESRQVLDRDAAFVTTHLMTGMFDPKLNGYTTVTGQSIADEMTRPYAGKSGTTKTDSWMIGFAPQLVAGVWTGYDRGETMSRFDEKQYAKQIWIRFMEKSLAGEPKKSFKPTKGVIGVYIDPQNGKLATDSCPVKRKTYYIAGTEPVDYCTDHVKEEKKKKEDGKSWFEKWFPWF